A window from Purpureocillium takamizusanense chromosome 3, complete sequence encodes these proteins:
- a CDS encoding Sphingolipid 8-(E)-desaturase (EggNog:ENOG503NUM0~COG:I~TransMembrane:5 (o262-289i310-330o392-413i425-448o454-473i)), with the protein MASAAPGAARMDRDQVLTADVIDSMIVNGDTIVIFQDYVLRLNSWLALHPGGSLAILHMVGRDATNEITAYHSAATLKTMKAYRIGRKPAGPWANRTPPIRGGFRKCLDIAPEASETTCNVGGPGSSAEKGALLIPGCPGATPTHPASHGAATACQRDDAGSCSRRATPRGSPSRRDEEKGYVSDPEKRPLVPRGRPALTPGQYTDWAIHQGRKMDARDYPSLDADVQQAIAEKYSALHDRISDEGLYDCPYLEYGKEMVRYLTLFGLFVYALSKAWYLTSGLFLGLFWHQLMFTAHDAGHRAITHIFTVDTLIGMFIADFCCGLSIGWWKSSHNVHHLITNHPEHDPDIQNIPLFATCPSFFKSLHSSYYDFTFAWDAVAEFLVPYQKYTYYPVMGIARFNLYLLSWLHVLSSKSSSLGSSKAWWIRPAEITFMAGYWFVFGYLLLWRTLPDWPTRVGFVLASHIVTMPLHVQITLSHWGMSTSDLGEDESFPQRQLRTTMDVACPAWLDFIHGGLQFQAVHHLFPRVPRHNLRRVQGMVREFCQETGIHYSILGFVDGNRKVLGRLDQVSDQVKILVSCQKYMAETGESGLH; encoded by the exons ATGGCTTCTGctgcgcccggcgccgccaggatGGACCGCGATCAGGTCCTGACGGCGGACGTCATTGATTCCATGATTGTCAATGGAgacaccatcgtcatcttccAAGACTATGTCCTGCGTCTCAACTCGTGGCTCGCCCTCCACCCCGGAGGCAGCCTCGCAATCCTGCACATGGTGGGCAGAGATGCGACGAACGAGATCACTGC GTACCATTCAGCCGCAACCCTAAAGACCATGAAGGCCTACCGGATCGGCCGGAAACCAGCTGGCCCGTGGGCCAATAGGACGCCGCCAATCAGGGGCGGCTTTCGCAAATGTCTCGACATCGCGCCGGAAGCTTCGGAAACCACATGCAATGTAGGCGGCCCTGGGTCGTCTGCGGAGAAGGGCGCCCTGCTTATCCCTGGATGCCCTGGCGCTACGCCAACTCACCcggccagccacggcgccgcaacCGCCTGCCAACGGGACGATGCCGGCTCCTGCTCCCGGCGCGCCACCCCGCGCGGCAGTCCATCCCGTCGTGACGAGGAAAAGGGATATGTCAGCGACCCGGAGAAGCGCCCGCTCGTGCCCCGGGGTcggccggccttgacgcccggCCAGTACACCGACTGGGCGATTCACCAGGGCCGGAAGATGGACGCCCGCGACTACCCttcgctcgacgccgacgtgcaGCAGGCCATTGCCGAAAAGTACAGCGCGCTGCACGACCGCATCTCCGACGAGGGCCTCTACGACTGCCCGTACCTCGAGTACGGCAAGGAGATGGTTCGCTACCTGACCCTGTTTGGGCTCTTTGTCTATGCCCTGTCCAAGGCCTGGTACTTGACGTCTGGCTTGTTCCTCGGTCTCTTTTGG CATCAACTCATGTTTACGGCTCACGATGCCGGCCATCGAGCCATTACGCACATCTTCACCGTGGACACGCTGATTGGCATGTTCATTGCCGACTTTTGCTGCGGGCTGTCGATTGGGTGGTGGAAGAGCAGCCACAACGTCCACCATCTCATCACCAACCACCCG GAGCACGATCCCGACATCCAAAACATTCCCCTCTTTGCCACGTGCCCCAGCTTCTTCAAGTCCCTCCACTCCAGCTACTATGACTTTACCTTTGCCTgggacgccgtggccgagttCCTGGTGCCGTACCAAAAGTACACGTATTACCCGGTCATGGGCATCGCCCGCTTCAACCTGTACCTGCTCTCGTGGCTGCACGTTCTGTCGTCCaagtcctcgtcgctgggcagcagcaaggcgtGGTGGATCCGGCCCGCCGAAATCACCTTCATGGCGGGCTACTGGTTCGTCTTTGGCTACCTCCTCCTGTGGCGGACGCTGCCGGACTGGCCGACGCGCGTCGGCTTCGTGCTGGCGTCTCACATTGTCACGATGCCGCTGCACGTCCAGATCACGCTGTCGCACTGGGGCATGTCCACGTCGGacctgggcgaggacgagtcgTTTCCGCAGCGCCAGCTCCGGACGACCATGGACGTGGCCTGCCCGGCATGGCTCGACTTCATCCACGGCGGCCTGCAGTTCCAGGCCGTCCACCACCTCTTCCCCCGGGTGCCCCGGCACAACCTGCGCAGGGTGCAGGGCATGGTCAGGGAGTTTTGTCAGGAGACGGGCATCCACTATTCGATCCTGGGCTTTGTAGACGGCAACCGCAAGGTGCTGGGCCGGCTGGACCAGGTCAGCGACCAGGTCAAGATCCTCGTCAGCTGCCAGAAATACATGGCCGAGACGGGTGAGAGCGGTCTGCACTGA
- a CDS encoding Sphingolipid 8-(E)-desaturase (EggNog:ENOG503NUM0~COG:I~TransMembrane:4 (i183-208o228-251i313-334o346-368i)): MKAYRIGRKPAGPWANRTPPIRGGFRKCLDIAPEASETTCNVGGPGSSAEKGALLIPGCPGATPTHPASHGAATACQRDDAGSCSRRATPRGSPSRRDEEKGYVSDPEKRPLVPRGRPALTPGQYTDWAIHQGRKMDARDYPSLDADVQQAIAEKYSALHDRISDEGLYDCPYLEYGKEMVRYLTLFGLFVYALSKAWYLTSGLFLGLFWHQLMFTAHDAGHRAITHIFTVDTLIGMFIADFCCGLSIGWWKSSHNVHHLITNHPEHDPDIQNIPLFATCPSFFKSLHSSYYDFTFAWDAVAEFLVPYQKYTYYPVMGIARFNLYLLSWLHVLSSKSSSLGSSKAWWIRPAEITFMAGYWFVFGYLLLWRTLPDWPTRVGFVLASHIVTMPLHVQITLSHWGMSTSDLGEDESFPQRQLRTTMDVACPAWLDFIHGGLQFQAVHHLFPRVPRHNLRRVQGMVREFCQETGIHYSILGFVDGNRKVLGRLDQVSDQVKILVSCQKYMAETGESGLH; this comes from the exons ATGAAGGCCTACCGGATCGGCCGGAAACCAGCTGGCCCGTGGGCCAATAGGACGCCGCCAATCAGGGGCGGCTTTCGCAAATGTCTCGACATCGCGCCGGAAGCTTCGGAAACCACATGCAATGTAGGCGGCCCTGGGTCGTCTGCGGAGAAGGGCGCCCTGCTTATCCCTGGATGCCCTGGCGCTACGCCAACTCACCcggccagccacggcgccgcaacCGCCTGCCAACGGGACGATGCCGGCTCCTGCTCCCGGCGCGCCACCCCGCGCGGCAGTCCATCCCGTCGTGACGAGGAAAAGGGATATGTCAGCGACCCGGAGAAGCGCCCGCTCGTGCCCCGGGGTcggccggccttgacgcccggCCAGTACACCGACTGGGCGATTCACCAGGGCCGGAAGATGGACGCCCGCGACTACCCttcgctcgacgccgacgtgcaGCAGGCCATTGCCGAAAAGTACAGCGCGCTGCACGACCGCATCTCCGACGAGGGCCTCTACGACTGCCCGTACCTCGAGTACGGCAAGGAGATGGTTCGCTACCTGACCCTGTTTGGGCTCTTTGTCTATGCCCTGTCCAAGGCCTGGTACTTGACGTCTGGCTTGTTCCTCGGTCTCTTTTGG CATCAACTCATGTTTACGGCTCACGATGCCGGCCATCGAGCCATTACGCACATCTTCACCGTGGACACGCTGATTGGCATGTTCATTGCCGACTTTTGCTGCGGGCTGTCGATTGGGTGGTGGAAGAGCAGCCACAACGTCCACCATCTCATCACCAACCACCCG GAGCACGATCCCGACATCCAAAACATTCCCCTCTTTGCCACGTGCCCCAGCTTCTTCAAGTCCCTCCACTCCAGCTACTATGACTTTACCTTTGCCTgggacgccgtggccgagttCCTGGTGCCGTACCAAAAGTACACGTATTACCCGGTCATGGGCATCGCCCGCTTCAACCTGTACCTGCTCTCGTGGCTGCACGTTCTGTCGTCCaagtcctcgtcgctgggcagcagcaaggcgtGGTGGATCCGGCCCGCCGAAATCACCTTCATGGCGGGCTACTGGTTCGTCTTTGGCTACCTCCTCCTGTGGCGGACGCTGCCGGACTGGCCGACGCGCGTCGGCTTCGTGCTGGCGTCTCACATTGTCACGATGCCGCTGCACGTCCAGATCACGCTGTCGCACTGGGGCATGTCCACGTCGGacctgggcgaggacgagtcgTTTCCGCAGCGCCAGCTCCGGACGACCATGGACGTGGCCTGCCCGGCATGGCTCGACTTCATCCACGGCGGCCTGCAGTTCCAGGCCGTCCACCACCTCTTCCCCCGGGTGCCCCGGCACAACCTGCGCAGGGTGCAGGGCATGGTCAGGGAGTTTTGTCAGGAGACGGGCATCCACTATTCGATCCTGGGCTTTGTAGACGGCAACCGCAAGGTGCTGGGCCGGCTGGACCAGGTCAGCGACCAGGTCAAGATCCTCGTCAGCTGCCAGAAATACATGGCCGAGACGGGTGAGAGCGGTCTGCACTGA